Within the Trichoderma breve strain T069 chromosome 3, whole genome shotgun sequence genome, the region CTCTGCTATCCAGCAGCGTGCTATCATGCCTGTTATCAAGGGCCACGATGTCATTGCCCAGGCCCAGTCCGGTACTGGAAAGACTGCCactttctccatctccgttCTCCAGAAGATCGACCCCGCCGTCAAGCAGTGCCAGGCTCTGATCCTTGCCCCCACCCGTGAGCTGGCCCAGCAGATCCAGAAGGTCGTTGTCGCTATTGGCGACTTCATGAACGTTGAGTGCCACGCCTGCATTGGTGGCACCAGCGTCCGTGAGGACATGAAGGCCCTCCAGGACGGCCCCCAGGTCGTTGTCGGTACCCCCGGCCGTGTCCACGACATGATCCAGCGTCGTTTCCTCAAGACCGACGCCATGAAGATGTTCGtcctcgacgaggccgatgaGATGCTTTCTGTAAGGAACCCTCGAACTATGCCTTCTCGGCTAGTGATACGGCTTTGCTAACATTTACTGCCTCTTCCAGCGTGGTTTCACCGACCAAATCTACGAcatcttccagctccttcCTCAGTCCACCCAGGTTGTCCTGCTCTCCGCTACCATGCCCCAGGACGTCCTTGAGGTCACCACCCGATTCATGCGTGACCCCGTCCGTATCCTCGTCAAGAAGGACGAGCTTACCCTGGAAGGTATCAAGCAGTTCTACATTGCTgtcgagaaggaggagtgGAAGCTCGACACCCTGTCCGATCTGTACGAGACCGTGACCATTACCCAGgccgtcatcttctgcaACACCCGCAGAAAGGTCGACTGGCTGACTGACAAGCTGACTGCCCGTGACTTCACCGTCTCTGCCATGCACGGTGACATGGACCAGGCTCAGCGTGACCTGATTATGAAGGAGTTCCGATCCGGCTCCTCTCGTGTCCTGATCGCCACTGACCTGCTGGCCCGTGGTATCGATGTCCAGCAGGTTTCCCTGGTCATCAACTACGATCTCCCCGCCAACCGGGAGAACTACATCCACCGTATCGGTCGTGGTGGTCGTTTCGGCCGAAAGGGTGTTGCCATCAACTTTGTCACCGCCGACGATGTCCGCATGATGCGTGAGATTGAACAGTTCTACAGCACCCAGATTGAGGAAATGCCCATGAACGTTGCCGATCTCATCTAAAGAAAGATTGCCACCGCGTCTTATTTTTCACCCGCTCCGGGCTACCATCTTTTTTTGATATCGCGTAGCCCTGTTTATGATAGTTGGGGACCATTTGTGGGAAGAGGCATCGTTCCAGTATTTGACGGTAGCTGCTGATAGATTCAAACGTTTCTAGAGAGGGGGGCATCCGGGACCGCATTTTTGAAAAAGCCGGTCTCGAGGGGGCGACTTGCAAGGAAAAAGGGGGGCAGGATTGGCTGCGTGACGAAGGCTCAGGAAGTCCTTTGCACCTTAATGACATGAAGGTGTGGCGGGCAACCAAAAGTAATGCAAtgattctcttttttttagtaCCCTGTTCCTGTCGCCTCTGAGTGTCTGTATCTAGGAGTCGCTATCAtgatttgtctttttttcaaaAAAGTTTAGTACTACTTCAATCTTGTCTGCTATGTGCCAACGTGAAATCATGTCATAAACTGTAGTCTCTCTGCTCCTTCGTGCACTTTGTATGGCATTACTAAGTCACCAACCCATCCCTCACGTTATAAATAGCTCATATACAATTTCCCAAGTGTGAGAGAGAGCAAGAACACATTTTCAAACGAGCAAAACCCATAGTTCACACACAAGCAAGAGGAGAAACGGTTTTAACGTGATCAATGTACTGTCAATTAGAAAAGTTGTCACAGATATACAGGTACatagtatatatatgtcCATAGAGTACTGTCGAATCCAGTTACGACATGAGATTTCCAATCATTTGCCTGCCCTCTCCAACAAAAGAATAAACAAAATagcaaaaagtaaaaaacGCCCCAAGTGGTATATGTTGTATGGTAATTAACATCCTTTGACCTCCCTTCTCTCACCCATAAAAATAACTCGAGGAAATAATCATCCTGTTCCCCAGGGGAGGTTTTTAATCTCGCATCATCAAAAAGTAGTAGACAAAAGAAAGTaaagaagagtaaaaaatATCGTCATCACAATTTTGAAagatttttgtttttgttgtttttcctcttttcgTATTGTTGGTCATATCTTACATGGCCTGGCCAAAGGTGTTGGGAGGAGCACCGCTGTATGCGCCGGGGATGGGCACAGCGTCGTATGTTGGCTCATCTGCGGCTACAGGAGCGTGATCGTGCAGAGTCTCTGACTGAGGCGGTGCCGGAGACAGAGGGCTCTGAGTCTTGGGCGTGGCAGAGGGAGCCTTTGTAGGAGGAGCCTGGAGCTTGAAGGGAAGCTGAGGCTTGGAGAATTGAGAAGGAGGCTCAGCGACGACTTGGACGCTTGGGGTGAAGGTGCTCTTCtcgtcgatgccgccgaggctgccaaagTTGGCCGGGGCGTGGCGAGGCGACAGGGCGTACTGGCTAAGAGCGGGCGACTTGGGTGGGAACATGCTGGGCGTCATTGGGACACCTCCCATGCCGGGAGATCGTGGGAAACCAGGGGTGTTGGGAGCAGACTGCGAGCGAAGCTGTGCGAGGTAGAGATCGGAGCGGGCACGGTCACGAACGTCCATGGACTTGTGCAGGCGGCGCTTGGAGTAGTAGCGGTAGAAGATGACACTGTAGAGCAGGATGCTGATGACCTCAAGCACGActtcgatgatgatgcagatgaggGTCCAGTTCTGCAGGCGGCACACCAGGGCGTACTTGACCTTGTCGGAGAAGACCTCAGATCGGGTGTTTTGCACGCAGGACCATCCCCACATGTCTTtgttgttgccgttgcttttagagttggagaagacggcagCGGCGAGAACCCATAGGATAAGACTGACGATGAACTGGAGAGGAGGTGTTAGTCTGGATACAAGCCCAAATCGAAGATCTAAAATCCAGTATATACATACCCAACCAATAGCGAAAATCGTATAATAAGTGCCAACCTTCTCAGCGCGGCGATGTCCTCCGCGGCAGTATGCGACAAAGACCAGGACCGAGATAGCGAGAGATACGCAGGCCATGGCGAGGACGAGCTTCTGGGCCCAGGGGTTGGTTCCGTTGGCCCACGAGGGCATCTTGCTCTGCTGGGGGAGAGACTTTGtggcgttgaagatggcaaaggacgacgagagcatggcgaggatgatgagcGAGCAGCTGAAGTGGACACTTCGGAGGGCGAACTTGGCCATGCGTACGCGGACCTTGATTTTCTAGAGTGGGAGTCATGTTAGCTGtcgttcttttttcttgtttagATATGCAGATTGATCTTGAATAGACGTACCAGATCTCTGGCCTGCTCCTTTTCCGTCTGCTGCTCTCGCTTCTCCAGAATGTCCTCCTCGCGGAACGTAGGGCTCATGAGGTTGAGTGTCCTGGCAGGGGTTCCAGGTACCCTCATGGCGCTCTTGAGGGGGGACTTTGGCATGCGGAGAGACTCGCGGTCACTGCCCGAGTTGCTGATGTAGCCAAAGCCGACATCGCCAGGCTGAGAGTCGGAGGCTTGAGCGTTGGGCGGGTCGGCAAAGGGTGAAGCGCCGTTCTCGACGGGCGAGTGGACAGACGTTGCCTCGGCGAAGCGAGGAGTCCGCGGTACCTTGAGCGAGCTTTCTGATGAAGAACTTGACGAGGTGCCGGTTCGGGCGTGTGTGAGGTTGAGAGCGGCGggccgcttcttctcgccaaAGTTGAAGCCTGCGGGCGTAGGTGTGTCAATGACAGCTGCGTCTTGCTGCGCTGAAGACGGCTTCGTCTCCTGCGTCAGTGATGACGAACCTTGGTTGTCCATTTTGGACTTTTAgatattttgtttttctttaCTTGGGGAGGTTTGAGGGGAAATCAAATATGTTGCAGTTTGTGTTGATCGTGTAAGTCGAGACAGGACAGTACACTCGAGAACCCAAACTCTCTCGACCCAGTCGATGTGGTAGGCCTCGtagcagaagaaaaaaagagagtaAGGGAATacaccaaaaaaagcaacagTACAGTAATCACGATTGAAGAAAGTGTGGCGAGTCCAGCTATCGAGgagcaagaaggagaaaaagggagGACTCCAAAAGGCGTGGCGGGAGCGCAAGAGTTTTGAGGACAACGGCGACGACACAGATGCGACGAGCTCATTcgacaagaaggacgaggCGCcggccaaaaaaagaaacccgGCGAGTATTAGATGGTAGATGcaagctctcttttttcctcgCTTCTGCGGAGCCGAGACCGGTTACTACTCTTTTCTTACTCGCCTTTCTGGCTGGGTTGAGGGGCGTGTTCGATGGCAAGGGCCCCCAATACAGCTCATACGACGATATTGGATGGGATGGCGGGCGATCTGATAGGCGACTGGAGGGTGTGATGCGCCCAGAGGCGTGCGCGGCTAGCCGCCGAACTGGCCACGGCGAGATGCAGATTGGCTCTGGAGGGTCTGATTGTGCAGATTGGGCGCTTTGAGGGCGGGTCTG harbors:
- a CDS encoding DEAD/DEAH box helicase domain-containing protein; its protein translation is MADKGLEDVPEGQIESNYDETVDSFDDMNLKSELLRGVYAYGFERPSAIQQRAIMPVIKGHDVIAQAQSGTGKTATFSISVLQKIDPAVKQCQALILAPTRELAQQIQKVVVAIGDFMNVECHACIGGTSVREDMKALQDGPQVVVGTPGRVHDMIQRRFLKTDAMKMFVLDEADEMLSRGFTDQIYDIFQLLPQSTQVVLLSATMPQDVLEVTTRFMRDPVRILVKKDELTLEGIKQFYIAVEKEEWKLDTLSDLYETVTITQAVIFCNTRRKVDWLTDKLTARDFTVSAMHGDMDQAQRDLIMKEFRSGSSRVLIATDLLARGIDVQQVSLVINYDLPANRENYIHRIGRGGRFGRKGVAINFVTADDVRMMREIEQFYSTQIEEMPMNVADLI